The following are from one region of the Nitrospira defluvii genome:
- a CDS encoding potassium transporter Kup yields MQKHLQPSSASASLTIAAMGVVYGDIGTSPLYALRECFHESHGLAVTPDNVLGILSLIVWSLVLVVTVKYLLFVMKADNDGEGGMLALMALSQRSHPVNLRKGLSLVVSLGLVGVAFLYSDGIITPAISVLSAVEGLTLATDVFTPYVLPITVGLVALLFTLQRRGSGALGSVFGPIMLVWFAALALLGLHSLIQTPAVLFAANPLYAATFLIHHAGIGFLVLGSVFLVLTGAEALYADMGHFGRHPIQLGWFAVALPALLLQYFGQGALLMRDPAALANPFYHLAPDWMLYPLIALATMATIIASQAMLSGAFSLTLQAVQLGYLPPLRITHTSAEQHGQIYFALLNWLMFVGTVALILSFGSSSNLAAAYGIAVSGSMIITTLLMYRVTRSHLGWSATPAVMAVGAFLCIDLAFFLANAQKIPHGGWFPLLLGAAIFTVMSTWARGRAIVAEHLRVQFPPLREFVGEVLPKVEYRTAGQAVFLSQHPDITPPALLQNVRHNKTLHKRVYVLTVRTEHVPFVPAGAPLEITIVPEGLFQVIARCGFMETPDIPRVLTQLAVHGHVLPIQDTTFFLSRITFLATPKPGMAIWREKLFVLLSRNTQRASSYFHLPSEQVVEIGLVLEI; encoded by the coding sequence ATGCAGAAACACCTGCAGCCTTCATCCGCTTCCGCATCCCTCACCATAGCCGCCATGGGGGTAGTCTATGGAGACATCGGCACCAGCCCGCTCTATGCCCTGCGTGAGTGCTTTCATGAATCGCACGGACTCGCGGTCACGCCGGACAACGTACTGGGTATCCTCTCCTTGATCGTGTGGTCGCTCGTGCTTGTCGTCACGGTGAAGTATCTGCTCTTTGTCATGAAGGCCGATAACGACGGAGAAGGGGGCATGCTGGCGCTCATGGCGCTCAGCCAACGGTCACATCCGGTCAACCTCCGTAAGGGATTGAGCCTGGTCGTGTCTCTGGGGCTGGTCGGCGTGGCCTTTCTGTACAGCGATGGCATCATCACGCCGGCGATTTCCGTTCTCAGCGCGGTGGAAGGGCTGACGCTGGCCACCGATGTGTTCACTCCCTATGTGCTTCCCATTACCGTCGGCCTCGTTGCCCTGCTCTTCACTCTCCAGCGCCGCGGTTCCGGAGCGTTGGGAAGCGTCTTCGGCCCCATCATGCTGGTCTGGTTCGCCGCCTTGGCCTTGCTCGGGCTGCACAGTCTGATCCAAACGCCGGCGGTGCTGTTCGCCGCCAATCCGCTCTATGCCGCCACGTTTCTTATCCACCATGCCGGCATCGGCTTCCTCGTACTAGGTAGTGTCTTTCTGGTGCTCACAGGAGCCGAGGCCCTGTACGCAGACATGGGACATTTCGGCCGTCATCCGATACAACTGGGCTGGTTCGCGGTCGCGTTGCCGGCTCTGCTGCTCCAGTATTTCGGCCAGGGTGCGCTCTTGATGCGCGACCCGGCGGCGCTCGCCAACCCCTTTTATCACCTGGCTCCGGACTGGATGCTCTATCCGCTGATTGCGCTGGCGACCATGGCGACGATCATCGCATCGCAGGCAATGTTGTCCGGGGCCTTCTCACTGACCTTGCAAGCCGTGCAACTCGGCTATCTTCCGCCGCTCAGAATTACGCACACCTCCGCGGAGCAGCATGGTCAAATCTATTTCGCCCTCCTGAACTGGCTGATGTTCGTCGGCACCGTCGCGCTGATCCTCTCGTTCGGATCGTCTAGCAATCTGGCCGCGGCCTATGGCATCGCTGTCTCGGGATCCATGATCATCACCACGTTACTGATGTACCGCGTCACTCGCAGTCATTTGGGATGGAGCGCGACGCCCGCGGTCATGGCGGTAGGAGCATTTCTCTGTATCGACCTCGCGTTTTTCCTCGCGAATGCGCAGAAGATTCCTCATGGCGGATGGTTTCCACTGCTCCTCGGGGCAGCGATTTTTACGGTGATGAGCACCTGGGCGCGAGGGCGTGCGATCGTCGCCGAACACCTCCGTGTCCAGTTTCCCCCGTTGCGGGAGTTCGTCGGCGAAGTCCTGCCGAAGGTAGAATACCGAACCGCGGGGCAAGCCGTATTCCTCTCGCAACATCCCGACATTACGCCGCCGGCCCTGTTGCAGAATGTCCGGCATAACAAAACCTTGCACAAGCGCGTGTATGTGCTCACCGTTCGCACGGAACATGTGCCGTTTGTTCCGGCAGGGGCGCCGCTGGAGATCACCATCGTCCCAGAGGGTCTTTTTCAAGTGATCGCCCGTTGCGGGTTCATGGAAACCCCGGACATTCCGCGCGTGCTCACGCAGCTTGCCGTGCATGGTCATGTGCTGCCGATACAGGACACGACCTTCTTCCTGAGCAGGATTACGTTTTTAGCGACCCCGAAGCCGGGTATGGCGATCTGGCGGGAAAAACTCTTTGTGTTGTTGTCGCGCAATACCCAGCGCGCCAGTTCCTACTTCCATCTGCCGTCGGAACAGGTCGTTGAGATCGGATTGGTACTGGAGATTTGA
- the trmL gene encoding tRNA (uridine(34)/cytosine(34)/5-carboxymethylaminomethyluridine(34)-2'-O)-methyltransferase TrmL, with the protein MFDVILYQPEIPPNTGNIIRLCANTGARLHLVKPLGFTLEDKQLLRAGLDYHEFATITVHENWEICLKQFADRRLFAVSTKGRQRYDLVRYAEGDVFVFGPESRGLPAEILGGVSDQQRIRVPMVPGSRSLNLSNSVAVVLYEAWRQAEFGQCQ; encoded by the coding sequence ATGTTTGATGTCATTCTGTATCAGCCGGAAATTCCTCCGAACACCGGCAACATCATCCGGCTCTGCGCCAATACCGGCGCGAGACTGCATCTCGTCAAACCGCTGGGTTTTACGTTGGAAGACAAGCAGCTGCTGCGGGCCGGACTCGACTACCATGAATTCGCCACGATCACGGTGCATGAGAACTGGGAGATCTGTCTGAAACAGTTCGCGGATCGCCGACTGTTCGCCGTCTCGACCAAGGGGAGGCAACGGTATGATCTGGTTCGCTATGCAGAGGGTGATGTGTTTGTATTCGGGCCGGAAAGTCGAGGACTACCGGCGGAGATTCTCGGCGGTGTGTCCGATCAGCAACGCATCCGTGTGCCGATGGTGCCAGGCAGCCGCAGCCTGAACCTCTCCAATTCGGTGGCGGTGGTGCTGTATGAGGCCTGGAGGCAGGCTGAGTTCGGACAGTGCCAGTGA
- a CDS encoding ferritin-like domain-containing protein yields MNEQDTTRAVGILNRIMELELAGVVRYTHYALMIYGYNRIPIVSWLKGNADESLAHAHKAGELVTLLGGHPSLKIGTLLETEKHDIGDILRESLEHEKAAVASYYELLKLAEGKSVLLEEYAREMIVGEELHLDEVNKMLRKSGDVQAFRS; encoded by the coding sequence ATGAACGAACAAGACACAACGCGCGCGGTAGGCATTCTTAATCGGATCATGGAACTTGAGCTGGCCGGTGTGGTCCGGTACACGCATTATGCGCTCATGATTTACGGGTACAACCGGATTCCGATCGTGTCGTGGCTAAAGGGCAATGCGGATGAGAGCCTGGCCCATGCGCACAAGGCCGGCGAACTGGTGACGCTACTGGGCGGGCATCCGTCGCTGAAAATCGGGACCCTGCTCGAAACTGAAAAGCACGATATCGGGGATATTTTGCGGGAGAGCCTGGAGCATGAGAAGGCCGCCGTCGCGTCTTACTACGAGCTGCTGAAGCTGGCGGAGGGCAAGTCGGTCTTGCTGGAAGAATACGCCCGGGAAATGATCGTGGGTGAAGAGCTCCATCTCGATGAAGTGAATAAGATGCTGCGCAAATCGGGCGATGTGCAAGCCTTTCGTTCCTGA
- the ychF gene encoding redox-regulated ATPase YchF, with the protein MSVKCGIVGLPNVGKSTLFNALTKSGIAAENYPFCTIEPNIGIVEVPDARMQALADIVKPQRMQYATTEFVDIAGLVAGASKGEGLGNQFLANIRETDGIVNVVRCFEDDNVVHVAGKVDPISDIATIVTELALADLTTVEKAQERNVKLIRSGDKDAAKLGELLVQVAACLNEGKPARTLKLDPAQRALLKPLCLLTMKPVMYVANVSEKGFTNNPLLTRVEEYAAQEGAPVVAICAALESEIAVLSDEEKQEFLADIGMKEPGLNRLIRAAYQLLGLQTYFTAGVKEVRAWTIHIGDTAPQAAGVIHGDFEKGFIRAEVIGYDDYIACKGEAGAKEKGKMRLEGKEYVVRDGDVMHFRFNV; encoded by the coding sequence ATGAGTGTGAAATGCGGAATCGTCGGGCTGCCGAACGTAGGCAAGTCCACCCTCTTTAATGCGCTCACCAAATCAGGGATTGCGGCGGAGAACTATCCGTTTTGCACGATCGAGCCGAATATCGGGATTGTCGAAGTGCCGGATGCGCGGATGCAGGCGCTGGCCGATATCGTGAAGCCGCAACGCATGCAGTATGCCACGACCGAGTTTGTGGACATTGCGGGGTTGGTGGCAGGGGCTTCCAAGGGCGAAGGGTTGGGGAACCAGTTCCTCGCCAACATTCGAGAAACCGATGGGATCGTGAACGTCGTGCGCTGCTTCGAAGACGACAATGTGGTGCATGTGGCAGGCAAGGTCGATCCGATTTCCGATATTGCCACCATCGTGACCGAGCTTGCGTTGGCTGACTTGACGACGGTCGAAAAGGCGCAGGAACGGAACGTGAAACTCATTCGCTCGGGTGACAAAGATGCCGCCAAGCTGGGCGAGTTGCTCGTACAGGTGGCGGCTTGTCTGAACGAGGGGAAGCCGGCCCGGACGTTGAAACTCGATCCAGCGCAGCGGGCCCTGCTCAAACCCCTGTGCTTGCTGACGATGAAACCGGTGATGTATGTAGCCAATGTGTCGGAAAAGGGTTTTACCAACAATCCGCTGCTGACCCGTGTGGAAGAGTATGCGGCACAGGAAGGCGCGCCGGTGGTGGCCATTTGCGCAGCTTTGGAGTCGGAAATCGCCGTGCTGTCCGACGAGGAGAAGCAGGAATTCCTGGCCGATATCGGGATGAAGGAGCCGGGATTGAATCGTCTTATCCGTGCGGCCTATCAACTGCTCGGGCTTCAGACGTACTTTACGGCGGGCGTGAAAGAAGTTCGCGCCTGGACCATTCATATCGGCGACACTGCGCCGCAGGCCGCAGGCGTCATTCACGGTGACTTCGAAAAGGGGTTCATCCGGGCGGAAGTGATCGGGTACGACGACTACATCGCCTGTAAGGGGGAAGCGGGCGCGAAGGAAAAAGGCAAGATGCGGCTGGAAGGGAAGGAGTACGTCGTGCGCGACGGAGACGTGATGCACTTCCGCTTCAACGTCTAG
- a CDS encoding family 20 glycosylhydrolase: MSRVVGLLCVLVALWARFGSGGAAAESSPGSGEGTMRIMHVALAGAVPLERARGLVNEAQAAGFTAIQVVLTDGVQFNHAPWKPAKGAWTKAEFLSWAAYARAHGLDVIPEVKLLTHQEQFFQKRYPNLMFNSVSYDPRKDATYTVVFAFLDEVIETLHPKAIHIGHEEAFGWTVGQVSKWLKFGEVMIPADLFLGDVRRVHAYLTAKGIATWMWADMLLSPAEFPGLPTRHLHGVADGYGKPLRDQIPRDIVMCEWHYGETLAQFPSMAAMQGEGFRVIGATWKREEAMRSFSRYALSRHAYGLMATTWFHLQQNDIELVRWIIQASGALFRNPDAVVPPMPASVGAPDGRG, translated from the coding sequence ATGAGCCGTGTTGTCGGACTCTTGTGTGTGCTGGTGGCCCTCTGGGCCAGATTCGGATCGGGAGGTGCGGCGGCAGAGTCCTCGCCAGGATCCGGTGAAGGGACGATGCGAATCATGCATGTCGCCCTGGCCGGGGCTGTGCCGCTGGAGCGCGCGCGTGGGTTGGTCAATGAGGCACAGGCGGCGGGATTCACGGCGATTCAGGTCGTGTTGACGGATGGGGTGCAGTTCAACCATGCGCCCTGGAAGCCGGCGAAGGGCGCATGGACCAAAGCGGAATTTCTCTCCTGGGCCGCTTATGCCCGCGCTCACGGATTGGACGTGATTCCGGAGGTCAAACTGCTGACCCACCAGGAGCAGTTCTTTCAAAAGCGCTATCCCAACCTGATGTTTAATTCCGTGTCCTATGATCCACGGAAAGATGCGACCTATACGGTGGTATTTGCGTTTCTTGATGAGGTGATCGAGACCCTGCATCCTAAAGCGATCCATATCGGACATGAGGAGGCGTTTGGATGGACCGTCGGGCAGGTGTCGAAATGGCTGAAATTCGGGGAAGTCATGATTCCCGCGGACCTCTTCCTAGGTGATGTGCGGCGGGTTCATGCGTATCTGACGGCGAAGGGCATCGCGACGTGGATGTGGGCCGACATGCTCTTAAGTCCGGCAGAGTTTCCCGGCCTCCCGACGCGACATCTTCACGGGGTGGCAGACGGCTACGGCAAACCGCTCCGCGACCAGATTCCACGGGACATTGTGATGTGTGAATGGCACTATGGCGAGACGCTGGCGCAGTTTCCATCAATGGCTGCGATGCAGGGGGAGGGATTTCGTGTGATCGGCGCGACCTGGAAAAGGGAGGAGGCCATGCGCAGTTTCAGCCGGTATGCCTTGTCCAGGCATGCCTATGGCTTGATGGCGACGACCTGGTTCCATCTGCAGCAGAACGACATTGAGTTAGTCAGGTGGATTATCCAGGCATCTGGAGCGCTTTTCCGCAATCCTGATGCGGTCGTGCCGCCTATGCCCGCCTCCGTCGGCGCGCCAGACGGACGCGGGTAG
- the galE gene encoding UDP-glucose 4-epimerase GalE, whose product MILVTGGAGYIGSHTCVELLNAGSAVTVFDNFSNSHPEALARVQRITGKSLRVVRGDLRDRAALVAALRESGATSVIHFAGLKAVGESVEQPLSYYDNNVAGSLRLLEAMKECGVTKLVFSSSATVYGEPQRLPLTEDHPLSATNPYGRTKLVVEEMLRDVQRSDASWRICILRYFNPVGAHTSGLIGEDPQGMPNNLLPFVAQVAVGRREHLNVWGNDYATPDGTGVRDYIHVVDLALGHLKALDALGRWERPGECLTVNLGTGNGYSVLDIVRAFEKASGKPVPYKVAPRRPGDVASCYADPGYALKSLEWRAARGLDEMCADAWRWQRTNPNGYAG is encoded by the coding sequence ATGATCTTGGTGACGGGGGGTGCCGGCTATATCGGTTCGCATACCTGTGTGGAACTGCTCAATGCCGGCTCGGCGGTGACGGTGTTCGATAACTTTTCCAACAGCCATCCTGAGGCCTTGGCGCGCGTGCAACGGATCACCGGGAAATCTCTTCGCGTGGTGCGTGGCGACCTTCGGGATCGGGCGGCCCTGGTCGCGGCTCTTCGGGAGAGTGGGGCCACGTCAGTCATCCATTTTGCCGGGTTGAAGGCAGTGGGTGAATCGGTTGAACAGCCGCTGTCCTATTACGACAACAACGTGGCGGGCTCCCTGCGTCTGTTGGAAGCGATGAAAGAGTGCGGAGTGACCAAACTCGTTTTCAGTTCTTCCGCGACCGTGTATGGCGAGCCGCAGCGCTTGCCATTGACCGAGGACCACCCCCTGTCCGCGACTAATCCCTATGGCCGGACGAAGTTGGTGGTGGAAGAGATGTTGCGCGACGTGCAGCGGAGCGACGCATCGTGGCGGATCTGTATCCTGCGCTACTTCAACCCAGTCGGGGCCCATACCAGCGGCTTGATCGGCGAAGACCCCCAGGGCATGCCGAACAACCTGCTGCCGTTTGTGGCGCAGGTGGCGGTCGGTCGGCGCGAACATCTGAACGTATGGGGAAATGATTATGCCACCCCGGACGGCACCGGAGTTCGCGACTACATTCACGTGGTAGACCTGGCGCTCGGGCATCTGAAGGCCTTGGATGCGCTGGGTCGATGGGAGCGCCCTGGTGAATGTTTGACGGTGAATCTGGGCACCGGGAACGGATACAGCGTGCTGGACATCGTCCGTGCCTTTGAGAAGGCCAGCGGGAAGCCGGTACCTTACAAGGTTGCGCCCAGGCGACCTGGCGATGTGGCCTCCTGTTATGCCGATCCGGGGTATGCACTCAAATCGTTGGAGTGGCGGGCCGCTCGCGGGTTGGACGAGATGTGTGCCGATGCCTGGCGCTGGCAGCGCACCAATCCCAACGGCTACGCGGGCTGA
- a CDS encoding DnaJ domain-containing protein, which translates to MQHRRTTDYYAILELASDATETEIKRAWHEQMQVWHPDRFVHSPTLHRKAETRTQLINQAYQTLSDSSSRARYDAERHHPSAAPPPPRPSPAARPQPAARPRQELRGPQTMLNVTRFSHPKIMVPAIHLLVDVHETLPYAFKGLIRIAGTRTQALPAGDYAIAEAPDIFRVERRRAEEFNTIFSNPSDNRPQFLRELEPLRAIPHRFLVIEGAIQYNRGGGRLGQYHRNGLIDFLDSITARFGIQIVHAESREDAEERVANLAAIHYAYHLAEQQGLGRCLTENDA; encoded by the coding sequence ATGCAGCACAGACGCACCACCGACTACTACGCGATCCTGGAACTTGCTTCCGACGCGACGGAGACTGAGATTAAGCGCGCCTGGCATGAACAGATGCAGGTGTGGCATCCCGATCGCTTTGTGCATTCGCCCACGCTGCACCGAAAAGCCGAAACCCGCACCCAATTGATCAATCAAGCCTATCAAACGCTCAGCGACTCGTCCTCCCGCGCCCGCTATGATGCCGAGAGACACCATCCGTCTGCCGCGCCTCCCCCTCCGCGTCCTTCTCCGGCGGCTCGTCCGCAACCGGCCGCACGCCCACGCCAGGAGTTGCGAGGACCACAAACGATGCTGAACGTGACCCGGTTCAGTCATCCGAAAATCATGGTCCCCGCCATCCATCTTCTCGTCGATGTACACGAAACGCTGCCCTATGCATTCAAGGGACTCATCCGGATCGCCGGAACGCGGACACAAGCCCTGCCCGCCGGGGACTACGCCATCGCGGAAGCGCCTGATATCTTCCGCGTCGAACGCCGGCGCGCGGAAGAGTTCAATACCATTTTTTCGAATCCGTCCGACAACCGTCCGCAATTTCTCCGCGAACTCGAACCGCTCCGCGCGATCCCCCACCGGTTTCTCGTCATCGAAGGCGCCATTCAGTACAACCGCGGTGGCGGACGACTGGGGCAGTATCATCGCAATGGCTTGATAGATTTTCTCGATTCCATCACGGCCCGATTCGGGATACAGATTGTCCATGCAGAGAGTCGCGAAGACGCCGAGGAACGGGTGGCGAATCTTGCGGCGATCCATTACGCATACCACCTCGCCGAACAACAGGGCCTCGGTCGGTGCCTCACGGAAAACGATGCCTGA
- a CDS encoding AAA family ATPase — MPASTSVHDLRTLIRSAHPLIVIETVEEERVFALVQSVAAQERMPLFEWSITRGLTRCDDSQTINKLTAAPSALLQHLNGLTVEAIFWLKDLTPHLQDAAAARQLREVAAAYGRSRATCLLTGHPITLPPDLEHIAVRLDLHLPGRDELQAMLQTVLQSLGTRTAARRPPSTTVVQSLLNSMSTSKAADSGPSAQERDAILRALQGLTLHQARQVITQCIVEDGTLSADDVHTIVKRKVQAIKDGGLLEYYPLEDNRFELGGFVNLKSWLERAKVGFTAEAKALNLSPPRGIMLVGVPGCGKSLAAKAIAREWQLPLLKLDAGRLFDKYVGESEKNFRKAIDLAESLSPIVLWIDEIEKAMVAGGGSGDADAGLSRRLFGAFLTWLQEKRQDVFVVATANNLTLLPPELLRKGRFDEIFFVDLPDATERTAIWTIHLGLRKQDRTRFDLSQIVEASTGFSGSEIEQAVVAALYRALHRKQPLTTDLLLEELTQTVPLSVTRSEEINHLRAMAQGRFVNVR; from the coding sequence ATGCCAGCCTCCACCAGCGTGCACGATCTCCGTACTCTGATTCGCTCCGCCCATCCGCTCATCGTGATCGAAACAGTGGAGGAAGAGCGCGTGTTCGCCCTCGTCCAATCCGTGGCGGCGCAAGAACGGATGCCGCTGTTCGAATGGTCGATCACCCGCGGCCTGACGCGGTGCGACGACTCCCAGACCATCAACAAGCTCACCGCCGCTCCGTCGGCGCTCCTCCAGCATCTCAACGGATTAACTGTCGAAGCGATCTTCTGGCTCAAAGATTTGACGCCGCACCTCCAGGACGCCGCCGCGGCTCGCCAGCTGCGCGAGGTGGCCGCCGCCTATGGCCGCTCCCGAGCCACGTGTCTGTTGACCGGCCATCCTATTACCCTGCCTCCCGATCTGGAACACATCGCCGTCCGGCTTGACCTGCACCTGCCGGGTCGTGATGAACTGCAGGCGATGCTCCAGACTGTCCTCCAGTCGTTGGGCACCAGAACGGCCGCTCGTCGCCCACCCTCGACAACCGTCGTACAGAGCCTGCTCAATTCCATGAGCACATCCAAGGCAGCGGACAGCGGGCCCTCCGCACAGGAACGAGACGCGATCCTCCGCGCACTACAGGGATTGACTCTCCATCAGGCCCGTCAGGTCATCACCCAATGCATCGTCGAAGACGGGACCCTCTCCGCGGACGACGTGCACACCATCGTGAAACGAAAGGTCCAGGCGATTAAGGATGGGGGCCTGCTTGAATATTATCCGCTGGAAGACAATCGCTTCGAGTTGGGCGGGTTCGTCAATTTGAAATCCTGGTTGGAACGGGCGAAAGTGGGCTTCACGGCGGAAGCAAAAGCCCTCAACCTGAGCCCACCGCGTGGCATCATGTTGGTGGGGGTCCCCGGCTGCGGCAAATCGCTGGCAGCCAAAGCGATTGCACGTGAATGGCAGCTACCGCTGCTGAAACTCGACGCAGGTCGATTGTTCGACAAATATGTCGGCGAGTCGGAGAAGAACTTTCGCAAGGCAATCGACCTGGCTGAGTCGCTCTCGCCGATCGTGCTCTGGATCGATGAGATTGAAAAAGCCATGGTGGCTGGTGGTGGAAGCGGTGACGCAGACGCGGGCCTGAGCCGGCGCCTCTTCGGGGCGTTTCTGACCTGGCTTCAAGAGAAGCGCCAGGATGTCTTTGTCGTCGCCACGGCCAACAACCTCACGTTGCTGCCGCCGGAACTGCTGCGCAAAGGCCGGTTCGACGAGATCTTCTTCGTAGACCTGCCGGACGCCACAGAACGCACGGCCATTTGGACCATTCACCTGGGCCTCCGCAAGCAGGACCGTACCCGATTCGATCTGAGCCAGATCGTCGAGGCCAGTACAGGCTTCAGCGGATCGGAGATCGAACAGGCCGTGGTCGCCGCCCTCTATCGCGCCTTGCACCGCAAGCAACCGCTGACCACCGACCTCTTGCTGGAGGAACTGACTCAGACCGTCCCGCTCTCCGTCACCAGGAGCGAGGAGATCAATCACCTCCGGGCCATGGCCCAGGGCCGATTCGTCAACGTTCGCTGA
- a CDS encoding tetratricopeptide repeat protein: MNTYTTFETVFPRTNRKTNAAAHLHLLRLFSLLLLLSCAIGAATPALATEPPQSEGQIAQHAKAAWEQGTLDLALDILNQGLQDHPNALALHQLRGDMLATSRHTEAALQSYDAVLASLPAALNVRWAKWSVLVRSGHVEEAITELQHIAEIDPHNPLMYLRLARELRKLDRLEEAFEAVKKAVELGPDMLNWRLALARARFDILDYEGAERDVQFVLERVTPGSPLELSAKNLLTVFFGSTERGRRFAPVMTPDANPKQLRDWSMIRAEGYRLFEAGRFQEAEPVYRELLRLNPMDPLANQHLSLILMGLGRCKEAVAFAPPAVEFDATDEEHTTTAFRMGQCLVELGRWEEAYMQFKTLYNATVEFEKSTREVQLPSGTRVLNKAMLTRWLDKIRPHVPEFAKEVEAEAEAAAAAAQAAAATVSTPPEAELAAKAREHLQPQNTLDAAASLVGRDADFAWFRFVIPAQRVMRDDSPTGAHDFIPLDPGISFSASQPDIYLVFGLVTASYDEVPLAARCFKEKAELTGAQPAVAQDRLIMSTNDQSGYFLLQRPATGWTPGLYRCGLFAGEETSAYTQVDEVRFRIIEPSRPS; this comes from the coding sequence ATGAACACATACACAACGTTCGAGACAGTCTTTCCCCGAACGAATCGCAAGACGAATGCGGCGGCACATCTTCATCTTTTGAGATTGTTCTCACTGCTGCTCCTCCTCTCCTGTGCGATCGGTGCGGCGACTCCGGCGCTTGCGACCGAGCCCCCGCAGTCGGAAGGGCAAATCGCTCAGCATGCCAAGGCAGCCTGGGAACAGGGCACGCTCGATCTCGCGCTCGATATTCTCAATCAGGGTCTTCAGGACCACCCCAACGCCCTCGCGCTGCATCAACTCCGTGGAGACATGTTGGCCACCTCACGGCACACAGAAGCGGCGCTTCAATCCTATGACGCGGTCCTCGCAAGTCTTCCCGCCGCCTTGAACGTCCGTTGGGCCAAATGGAGCGTGCTGGTGCGGTCGGGACATGTCGAGGAAGCCATCACCGAACTCCAGCACATTGCCGAGATCGACCCGCACAACCCGCTCATGTATTTACGACTCGCGCGGGAACTCCGGAAACTGGACCGGCTGGAAGAAGCCTTCGAGGCCGTGAAGAAAGCGGTGGAACTCGGACCGGACATGCTCAACTGGCGCTTGGCGCTGGCCCGGGCACGGTTCGACATTCTGGATTACGAGGGCGCGGAGCGGGACGTGCAATTCGTGCTCGAACGGGTGACACCCGGCTCCCCGCTGGAGCTGTCCGCCAAGAATCTGCTCACGGTATTCTTTGGCTCCACGGAACGGGGCCGACGGTTTGCCCCGGTGATGACGCCGGATGCGAACCCGAAGCAACTGCGGGACTGGTCGATGATTCGCGCCGAGGGGTACCGGCTCTTCGAAGCCGGACGATTTCAAGAAGCCGAACCGGTGTATCGAGAACTCTTGCGCCTCAATCCAATGGATCCGCTTGCCAACCAGCACTTGAGCTTAATCCTGATGGGGCTTGGTCGGTGTAAAGAGGCCGTCGCCTTTGCTCCGCCCGCGGTCGAATTCGATGCGACCGACGAGGAACATACGACGACGGCTTTTCGCATGGGCCAGTGCCTGGTAGAACTTGGCCGCTGGGAAGAAGCCTACATGCAATTCAAGACCCTCTATAACGCGACCGTCGAATTTGAGAAATCCACAAGGGAAGTCCAGCTGCCTTCCGGCACCCGCGTCTTGAACAAAGCCATGCTGACGCGTTGGTTGGACAAGATTCGACCGCATGTTCCGGAGTTTGCCAAAGAGGTCGAGGCCGAAGCTGAGGCGGCAGCAGCGGCGGCGCAGGCGGCGGCTGCCACCGTATCAACCCCACCGGAGGCCGAACTGGCGGCGAAGGCGAGGGAGCACTTGCAACCACAAAACACGCTGGACGCGGCGGCCTCACTGGTCGGTCGCGACGCGGACTTTGCCTGGTTCCGATTTGTCATCCCGGCCCAGAGGGTCATGCGCGATGATTCCCCGACCGGCGCCCATGATTTTATTCCGCTGGACCCTGGAATCAGCTTCTCCGCCAGTCAGCCCGACATCTATCTCGTTTTTGGATTGGTGACCGCGTCGTATGACGAGGTTCCCCTTGCCGCGCGTTGCTTCAAGGAGAAAGCCGAATTAACCGGTGCGCAACCCGCTGTGGCGCAAGACCGCCTGATCATGTCGACCAACGACCAGTCCGGTTATTTCCTGCTCCAGCGCCCGGCCACGGGATGGACACCGGGCCTCTATCGATGCGGGTTATTCGCGGGAGAAGAGACGTCGGCCTATACGCAGGTCGATGAAGTACGATTCCGCATCATTGAACCAAGCAGGCCGTCCTAG